One Mycolicibacterium crocinum DNA window includes the following coding sequences:
- a CDS encoding cation:proton antiporter yields MAGPVLASVPRLRIPLVIGELAVGLLVGRTGFGIIDAGDPTFSLFADIGFALVMFVVGTHVPIRDVTLRSSIPVAVLRAVLVGAVATALAIGLAMAFHTGHAAVYAVLMASSSAALALPVIHALGIDGASVKAVTAQIAIADATSIVLLPLVIDPDHALTAAIGAVVIALCAAVVFVALWGFDRRGLRKRLHHFSEDNEFALELRISLIILFALATLAVSTHVSIMLAGFALGLAVKAAGEPRRLAKQLFGITEGLFGPLFFVWLGASLQVRELGDHPGYILLGIGLGVGAVLAHCVGRLTGQPLALAALAAAQLGVPVAAATLGTQNHLLSAGEPSALMLGALLTVAVTSIASVIAARRKPEQPTPPAPQSA; encoded by the coding sequence ATGGCGGGGCCGGTGCTGGCGTCGGTGCCACGGCTGCGTATCCCGCTCGTCATCGGTGAGCTCGCGGTGGGATTGCTGGTCGGCAGAACCGGATTCGGCATCATCGATGCCGGCGATCCAACGTTCAGCTTGTTCGCCGACATCGGATTCGCGCTGGTGATGTTCGTGGTGGGCACCCATGTCCCGATCCGGGACGTCACGCTGCGCTCCTCGATCCCGGTCGCGGTGCTGCGGGCGGTTCTCGTCGGAGCCGTGGCGACCGCACTGGCGATCGGGTTGGCCATGGCCTTCCACACCGGTCATGCCGCGGTGTATGCGGTGTTGATGGCGTCGTCGTCGGCGGCGCTGGCCCTGCCGGTCATTCATGCGCTTGGCATCGACGGCGCCTCGGTCAAGGCTGTCACCGCCCAGATCGCGATAGCCGACGCCACGTCGATTGTTCTGTTGCCCTTGGTGATCGACCCGGACCACGCACTCACCGCAGCTATCGGAGCCGTGGTGATCGCGCTGTGTGCCGCAGTCGTGTTCGTTGCGCTGTGGGGTTTCGACCGGCGCGGCCTGCGCAAGCGACTGCACCATTTCTCCGAGGACAACGAGTTCGCACTGGAATTACGGATCAGCCTGATCATCCTGTTCGCACTCGCCACACTCGCGGTGTCCACGCACGTATCGATCATGCTGGCCGGCTTTGCGCTCGGTCTGGCGGTCAAAGCGGCAGGGGAGCCGCGGCGGCTTGCCAAGCAGCTGTTCGGTATCACCGAAGGCCTCTTCGGCCCGCTGTTCTTCGTCTGGCTCGGCGCCTCGTTGCAGGTGCGCGAACTCGGTGACCACCCGGGCTACATCTTGCTGGGCATCGGACTGGGCGTCGGCGCGGTGCTCGCGCACTGCGTCGGCAGGCTCACCGGCCAGCCGCTGGCGCTGGCTGCGCTGGCCGCAGCGCAACTGGGAGTTCCGGTGGCCGCGGCGACCCTCGGCACCCAGAACCATCTGCTGTCCGCGGGCGAACCGTCGGCGTTGATGCTGGGTGCCCTGCTGACCGTCGCGGTGACCTCGATAGCCAGCGTGATCGCGGCCCGACGCAAGCCCGAACAGCCGACACCGCCGGCACCGCAGTCGGCGTGA
- a CDS encoding nuclear transport factor 2 family protein: protein MWTAVTVSDRLQDVQAIRDVVACYCRGIDRLDFDLVRRAYHPDGVDHHTGFDGTVDEYISWVSRSLDYLAGTMHFIGNHHVDFVGDDIAISETYVMATHWGKPGTDERANFTTGARYVDLMKRRDGRWAIAERWAVREWTRPDVFVAPEQPGPRGTRNADDPLIVLLKRFGL, encoded by the coding sequence ATGTGGACGGCGGTTACGGTGTCTGACCGGCTCCAGGATGTCCAGGCGATCCGCGATGTGGTGGCCTGCTACTGCCGCGGCATCGACCGCCTCGACTTCGACCTGGTGCGCCGGGCCTACCACCCCGATGGCGTCGACCACCACACCGGGTTCGACGGCACCGTCGACGAATACATCTCCTGGGTGAGCCGGAGCCTCGACTATCTGGCGGGGACAATGCATTTCATCGGCAACCACCATGTCGACTTCGTCGGCGACGACATCGCAATCAGCGAGACATATGTGATGGCAACGCATTGGGGCAAACCCGGCACCGACGAGCGAGCCAACTTCACCACCGGGGCCCGCTACGTCGACCTGATGAAACGCCGCGACGGCCGGTGGGCGATCGCCGAACGCTGGGCGGTACGGGAGTGGACGCGGCCCGACGTGTTCGTCGCCCCCGAACAGCCCGGTCCGCGCGGCACCCGCAACGCTGACGATCCGCTGATCGTCCTGTTGAAACGCTTTGGCCTGTAG
- a CDS encoding SDR family NAD(P)-dependent oxidoreductase: protein MGDFSALPGTAIVVGGTGGIGAEIVRMLAARGSRVGFTYRGNASKAAELAGGGVGAEQLDITDAAAVRRVIDSFARNGGVHTVVHAAGAHVPMRHLSTVEPDRFDQQLTTDTAGFFNVVAAAVGYLRDSRGSLVAVTTAATRRFAVRDGLSVAPKAAIEALIRGIAAEEGRFGVRANCVGPGMLVDGNAERLIADGDLDDKALDAARRNTPLGRFGTAVDIAEAVCFLASSRAGFITGQKLDVDGGYGV from the coding sequence ATGGGCGACTTCAGTGCGCTGCCGGGTACCGCGATCGTCGTCGGCGGCACCGGCGGCATCGGCGCCGAGATCGTCCGCATGCTGGCCGCGCGCGGCTCACGGGTGGGTTTCACCTACCGCGGTAATGCAAGCAAGGCAGCCGAACTCGCGGGCGGCGGCGTCGGTGCCGAGCAGTTGGACATTACCGACGCCGCAGCCGTCCGCCGGGTGATCGACTCCTTCGCACGCAACGGTGGCGTGCACACCGTCGTCCACGCGGCCGGCGCTCACGTGCCGATGCGACACCTCAGCACCGTCGAACCTGATCGGTTCGATCAGCAGCTGACCACCGATACCGCCGGTTTCTTCAATGTCGTCGCCGCCGCCGTGGGGTACCTTCGCGACTCGCGCGGCAGCCTGGTGGCCGTCACCACCGCCGCCACCCGGCGCTTCGCGGTCCGCGACGGGTTGTCCGTCGCCCCGAAGGCGGCCATCGAAGCCCTGATCCGCGGCATCGCCGCCGAGGAGGGCCGGTTCGGGGTGCGCGCCAACTGTGTCGGCCCGGGGATGCTCGTCGACGGCAACGCCGAACGGCTGATTGCCGACGGCGACCTCGACGACAAGGCGCTCGATGCCGCCCGGCGTAACACACCCCTGGGGCGCTTCGGCACTGCCGTGGATATCGCCGAAGCGGTGTGCTTCCTGGCCTCGTCGCGCGCCGGGTTCATCACCGGCCAAAAGCTGGATGTGGACGGCGGTTACGGTGTCTGA
- a CDS encoding carotenoid oxygenase family protein, translated as MTDTTTDSANLPAEGQFFQRGNYAPVPDELTETHLIVEGAIPPDLDGWYLRNGPNPREANNHWFTGDGMIHGVRIEGGAAKWYRNRWVRTDSFVDPFPLYREDGTRDLRAAVANTHVVNHAGKTLALVESSFPYEITNELETVGYYDFGGKLQNSMTAHPKICPTTGELHFFGYGSIFEPYVTYHRADANGELTINRPLDVKAHTMMHDFALTAEHVIFMDLPIVFNLDVAMRGEGDMPYRWDDDYGARLGVLRRDDPFGEIRWFEIDPCYVFHVANAHETPDGKAIVLQAVRYPELWRDNGGFDADAVMWSWTLDLQTGAVSERQLDDRAVEFPRIDDRLAGLPARYSVSVGDASLVRHDLTDGSAVEHHFGTGMVPGGPGEAVFVPSTSGPADESNGWYIGYVYDAARDGSDLVILDAADFAGKPVARIQLPRRVPYGFHGNWIPA; from the coding sequence ATGACGGACACCACCACCGACTCAGCCAACTTGCCCGCCGAAGGGCAGTTCTTTCAGCGCGGCAACTACGCGCCGGTGCCGGACGAACTCACCGAGACGCATCTGATCGTCGAGGGCGCCATCCCGCCCGACCTCGACGGTTGGTATCTGCGCAACGGCCCCAACCCGCGTGAGGCCAACAACCACTGGTTCACCGGCGACGGCATGATCCACGGTGTCCGCATCGAGGGCGGAGCGGCCAAGTGGTACCGCAACCGCTGGGTGCGCACCGACAGCTTCGTCGACCCTTTCCCGCTCTACCGCGAGGACGGGACGCGCGACCTGCGGGCCGCGGTCGCCAACACGCACGTCGTCAACCACGCAGGCAAGACGCTGGCGTTAGTGGAGTCGTCCTTCCCCTACGAGATCACCAACGAGCTGGAAACGGTGGGCTACTACGACTTTGGCGGCAAACTGCAGAACTCGATGACGGCGCACCCGAAGATCTGCCCCACCACCGGAGAACTGCATTTCTTCGGATACGGCAGCATCTTCGAACCGTACGTGACGTATCACCGCGCCGACGCCAACGGCGAACTGACCATCAACCGGCCGCTGGATGTCAAGGCGCACACCATGATGCACGACTTCGCGCTGACCGCCGAGCACGTCATCTTCATGGATCTGCCGATCGTGTTCAACCTGGACGTCGCGATGCGCGGCGAGGGCGACATGCCGTACCGGTGGGACGACGACTACGGCGCCCGGCTGGGTGTGCTGCGCCGCGACGACCCGTTCGGTGAGATCCGCTGGTTCGAGATCGACCCGTGCTACGTGTTCCACGTCGCCAACGCGCACGAGACTCCCGACGGGAAAGCCATTGTGCTGCAAGCAGTCCGCTACCCGGAACTGTGGCGAGACAACGGCGGCTTCGACGCCGACGCCGTGATGTGGAGCTGGACGCTCGACCTGCAGACCGGCGCGGTCAGCGAGCGTCAGCTCGACGACCGCGCGGTGGAGTTCCCGCGGATCGACGACCGTCTGGCAGGCCTGCCGGCCCGCTACTCGGTATCGGTCGGCGACGCCAGCCTGGTGCGCCACGACCTGACCGACGGCAGCGCCGTCGAGCACCACTTCGGCACCGGCATGGTGCCGGGCGGCCCCGGGGAGGCGGTCTTCGTCCCGTCGACATCGGGACCGGCCGACGAAAGCAACGGCTGGTACATCGGCTACGTCTACGACGCCGCACGCGACGGCAGCGATCTGGTGATCCTGGACGCCGCCGACTTCGCGGGTAAGCCGGTCGCCCGCATCCAGCTGCCGCGGCGCGTTCCCTACGGCTTCCACGGCAACTGGATTCCCGCGTAG
- a CDS encoding PadR family transcriptional regulator, with amino-acid sequence MSLRYAALGLLAQQPGSGYDLLKRFDVSMANVWPATQSQLYGELNKLASAGLIEVTDVGPRGRKEYRVTEAGREDLLRWMTNPQDDPPYRSAELLRVFLLSEMPREQARAYMVSVAEHAEAELTRYEQVRDSMEWGDSDVGFYGRAALEFGLRIEAMEAEWARWVVEEIDRRSN; translated from the coding sequence GTGAGTCTTCGGTACGCGGCCCTCGGCCTGCTCGCCCAGCAGCCCGGCAGCGGGTACGACCTGCTCAAACGCTTCGACGTGTCGATGGCCAACGTCTGGCCCGCCACCCAAAGTCAGCTCTATGGCGAGCTGAACAAGCTGGCCAGCGCGGGCCTCATCGAGGTCACCGACGTCGGACCGCGTGGCCGCAAGGAATACCGCGTCACCGAGGCCGGCCGCGAGGACCTGCTGCGCTGGATGACCAACCCGCAGGACGACCCGCCGTACCGCAGCGCCGAACTGCTGCGGGTGTTCCTGCTCAGCGAGATGCCCCGCGAGCAGGCCCGGGCCTACATGGTGTCGGTCGCCGAGCACGCCGAAGCCGAGCTCACCCGCTATGAGCAGGTGCGCGATTCCATGGAGTGGGGTGACAGCGACGTCGGGTTCTACGGGCGCGCAGCCCTGGAATTCGGTCTGCGGATCGAGGCCATGGAGGCCGAGTGGGCCCGCTGGGTCGTCGAGGAGATCGATCGCCGATCCAACTGA
- a CDS encoding PadR family transcriptional regulator translates to MNTPFPQFGGPEMGRPSFGPGFGFAPAGRGHRHDRHARREFRDQLREQFREHAGRHDGPRGGFGPGFGPDFGPGFPFGPGGGGRGRRGHGRGRGRRGDVRAAILKLLAERPMHGYEMIQEIAERSQDLWKPSPGSVYPTLQLLVDEGLIVSGESEGSKKLFELTDEGRAAAEKIETAPWDEITEGADPGQVNIRAAVGQLFGAVRQAAFAANAEQQQRIVDIVNNARREIYQILGESE, encoded by the coding sequence ATGAACACCCCATTTCCCCAGTTCGGAGGCCCTGAGATGGGCCGTCCCAGCTTCGGTCCGGGTTTCGGCTTCGCCCCCGCGGGGCGTGGCCACCGGCATGACCGGCATGCCCGGCGCGAGTTCCGCGATCAGCTGCGTGAGCAGTTCCGCGAGCACGCCGGTCGCCACGACGGCCCGCGCGGCGGGTTCGGTCCCGGCTTCGGCCCGGACTTCGGTCCCGGCTTCCCGTTCGGCCCCGGCGGCGGCGGACGCGGTCGTCGCGGTCATGGCCGCGGCCGCGGTCGCCGCGGTGACGTGCGTGCCGCGATCCTCAAGTTGCTTGCGGAACGGCCGATGCATGGCTACGAGATGATCCAGGAGATCGCCGAGCGCAGCCAGGATCTGTGGAAGCCGAGCCCCGGCTCGGTCTACCCGACCCTGCAGCTGCTGGTCGACGAAGGCTTGATCGTCTCCGGCGAATCCGAAGGCAGCAAGAAGCTTTTCGAGCTGACCGACGAAGGCCGCGCGGCCGCCGAGAAGATCGAGACCGCACCGTGGGACGAGATCACCGAAGGCGCCGACCCCGGCCAGGTGAACATCCGTGCCGCCGTGGGCCAGTTGTTCGGCGCCGTGCGCCAGGCGGCGTTCGCCGCCAACGCCGAACAGCAGCAGCGCATCGTCGACATCGTCAACAATGCGCGCCGGGAGATCTACCAGATCCTCGGCGAATCCGAGTAA
- the glpK gene encoding glycerol kinase GlpK, with translation MDERSAARAASHVRGAPLADFVAAIDQGTTSTRCMIFDHNGAEVGRHQLEHEQILPQSGWVEHNPVEIWERTQTVVVSALNKTNLGVEDLAALGITNQRETTLVWNRKTGRPYHNAIVWQDTRTDRIATALERDGAGDIIRRKAGLPPATYFSGGKLKWILENVDGVRADAERGDALFGTPDTWVLWNLTGGAHGGVHVTDVTNASRTMLMDLETLDWDDELLSLFGIPRAMLPEIRPSSSPEPYGVTLSGGPLGGEVPLTGILGDQQAAMVGQVCLSPGEAKNTYGTGNFLLLNTGEKIVRSDNGLLTTVCYQFGDAKPVYALEGSIAVTGSAVQWLRDQLGIISGASQSETLARQVDDNGGVYFVPAFSGLFAPYWRSDARGAIVGLSRYNSNAHVARATLEAICYQSRDVVDAMEADSGVHLEVLKVDGGVTQNELCMQIQADVLGVDVVRPVVAETTALGAAYAAGLAVGFWSDPDDLRANWQEDRRWSPAWDDEQREDGYAGWRKAVQRTLDWVDVS, from the coding sequence ATGGACGAAAGGTCTGCTGCACGAGCAGCATCGCACGTCAGAGGAGCACCGTTGGCTGACTTCGTCGCCGCCATTGACCAGGGCACCACCAGCACCCGCTGCATGATCTTCGATCACAACGGTGCCGAGGTCGGCAGGCACCAGCTCGAGCACGAGCAGATCCTGCCGCAGTCCGGCTGGGTGGAGCACAACCCGGTGGAGATCTGGGAACGTACGCAGACCGTGGTGGTCTCGGCGCTGAACAAGACAAACCTCGGTGTCGAGGACCTGGCCGCGCTGGGGATCACCAATCAACGCGAGACCACGCTGGTGTGGAACCGCAAGACGGGACGGCCGTACCACAACGCGATCGTCTGGCAGGACACCCGCACCGACCGGATCGCGACCGCGCTGGAACGAGATGGCGCCGGTGACATCATCCGGCGCAAGGCGGGTCTGCCGCCGGCCACCTACTTCTCCGGCGGAAAGCTGAAGTGGATCCTGGAGAACGTCGACGGGGTGCGCGCCGACGCCGAGCGCGGCGATGCGCTGTTCGGTACGCCGGACACCTGGGTGCTGTGGAACCTGACTGGCGGAGCCCACGGTGGCGTGCACGTCACCGACGTCACCAACGCCAGCCGCACGATGCTGATGGACCTGGAGACCCTGGACTGGGACGACGAACTGTTGTCGCTCTTCGGGATTCCGCGTGCGATGTTGCCCGAGATCCGGCCGTCGTCGTCACCGGAGCCGTACGGGGTGACGCTGTCCGGCGGACCGCTGGGCGGTGAAGTGCCGTTGACCGGCATCCTCGGCGATCAGCAGGCGGCGATGGTGGGACAGGTGTGCCTGAGTCCGGGCGAGGCGAAGAACACCTACGGCACCGGCAACTTCCTGCTGCTCAACACCGGCGAGAAGATCGTGCGCAGCGACAACGGACTGCTCACCACCGTGTGCTATCAGTTCGGGGACGCGAAACCCGTTTACGCCCTTGAGGGTTCGATCGCCGTCACGGGTTCGGCCGTGCAGTGGCTTCGCGATCAACTCGGCATCATCAGCGGTGCTTCGCAGAGCGAGACCCTGGCCCGGCAGGTCGACGACAACGGCGGCGTGTACTTCGTGCCGGCGTTCTCGGGCCTGTTCGCGCCGTACTGGCGCTCGGATGCCCGCGGTGCGATCGTCGGCTTGTCCCGCTACAACTCCAACGCGCATGTCGCCCGCGCGACACTGGAAGCGATCTGCTACCAGAGCCGCGATGTGGTGGACGCGATGGAAGCCGATTCCGGTGTGCACCTTGAGGTTTTGAAGGTCGACGGCGGTGTCACGCAGAACGAGCTGTGCATGCAGATCCAGGCCGATGTGCTCGGGGTGGACGTGGTGCGACCCGTGGTCGCCGAAACCACCGCGCTGGGCGCGGCGTATGCTGCCGGGTTGGCGGTCGGCTTCTGGTCCGACCCCGATGACTTGCGGGCGAATTGGCAGGAGGACCGGCGGTGGTCGCCGGCCTGGGATGACGAACAGCGGGAGGACGGCTACGCCGGATGGCGTAAAGCCGTGCAACGCACGCTGGACTGGGTGGACGTCTCGTGA
- a CDS encoding class I SAM-dependent methyltransferase, which yields MAYMASQITDITDMPRGGPDASWLDRLLETDRPEYLDRDDVDDDVKRGIVTALDVVGSLFREHDRNAELVLREVADVIDPSILELGAGHGVLSRKVLEQHPTAHVTISDVNAESVAAMAASDLGNHPRATVRTIDATAIDAADGAFDLAVFALAFHHLPPAQAARVLAEGTRVAAELLVIDLPRMPSLLHIAKLATMAPLVWWPFVHDGLISSLRSYSPSALRALGAHAGIEVQVSTNPFDRQILRARRRG from the coding sequence ATGGCCTACATGGCATCTCAGATCACCGACATCACCGACATGCCGCGGGGTGGCCCGGACGCCTCCTGGCTGGATCGCCTGCTGGAAACCGACCGCCCGGAGTACCTCGACCGTGACGACGTCGACGACGACGTGAAACGCGGCATCGTGACGGCACTGGACGTGGTGGGCTCGCTGTTCCGCGAGCACGACCGCAATGCCGAGCTGGTGCTGCGCGAGGTCGCCGACGTGATCGACCCCAGCATCCTCGAGCTCGGTGCGGGCCACGGTGTGCTCTCGCGCAAGGTGCTCGAGCAGCACCCCACCGCCCACGTGACGATCTCCGACGTCAACGCCGAGTCGGTGGCGGCGATGGCGGCCTCCGATCTCGGCAACCACCCCCGCGCCACCGTACGCACCATCGACGCCACCGCGATCGACGCCGCCGACGGCGCGTTCGATCTCGCTGTCTTCGCGCTGGCGTTTCACCACCTGCCGCCGGCGCAGGCCGCCCGGGTTCTCGCCGAAGGCACCCGGGTGGCCGCCGAGCTGTTGGTCATCGATTTGCCTCGAATGCCATCGTTGCTTCACATCGCCAAGCTGGCGACGATGGCACCGCTGGTGTGGTGGCCGTTCGTCCACGACGGCCTGATCAGTTCGCTGCGCTCCTATAGCCCGTCGGCGCTGCGCGCACTCGGCGCCCACGCCGGCATCGAGGTCCAGGTCAGCACCAACCCGTTCGACCGGCAGATTCTGCGGGCCCGGCGGCGCGGCTGA
- a CDS encoding glutamate--cysteine ligase: protein MGDEVTHATYTRAHRQEYRRKVQLCLDVFETMLAQSSFEFDRPLTGMEIECNLVTDDYQPAMSNQEVLEAIADPAYQTELGAYNIEFNVPPRPLPGRTALELEAEVRASLNAAETKANTDDAHIVMIGILPTLMPQHLTGSWMSPSLRYQALNDSIFTARGEDILIDITGPERLSLHAESIAPESACTSMQLHLQVSPADFAANWNAAQVLAGPQLAIGANSPYFFGHQLWAETRIELFAQATDTRPDELKAQGVRPRVWFGERWITSIFDLFEENVRYFPSLLPELSDEDPVAELAAGRTPHLSELRLHNGTVYRWNRPVYDVVNGRPHLRVENRVLPAGPTVVDMMANSAFYYGALRFLSEEDRPLWTKMSFTAAHDNFTEAARHGMDARLYWPGLGEITPDELVLRTLLPMADEGLRRWGVATEVRDRYLGVIEGRAKNGRNGSAWQVATVQALQSRGMARPQALAEMLRRYCGLMHSNEPVHTWDVIG from the coding sequence ATGGGCGACGAGGTCACGCACGCCACCTACACCCGGGCGCATCGGCAGGAGTACCGGCGCAAGGTGCAACTGTGCCTCGACGTGTTCGAAACCATGCTCGCTCAATCGAGCTTCGAGTTCGACCGCCCACTGACCGGCATGGAGATCGAGTGCAACCTGGTCACCGATGACTACCAGCCCGCGATGTCCAACCAGGAGGTGCTTGAGGCGATCGCCGACCCGGCCTACCAGACCGAATTAGGTGCTTACAACATCGAATTCAACGTTCCGCCGCGGCCATTACCCGGCCGGACGGCGCTGGAGCTGGAGGCCGAGGTCCGCGCCAGCCTGAATGCCGCCGAGACCAAGGCCAACACCGACGATGCGCATATCGTCATGATCGGGATCCTGCCGACGCTGATGCCGCAGCATCTGACCGGCAGCTGGATGAGCCCGTCGCTGCGCTATCAGGCGCTCAACGACTCGATCTTCACCGCCCGCGGTGAAGACATCCTCATCGACATCACCGGTCCCGAGCGGCTCAGCCTGCATGCAGAGTCCATCGCACCCGAATCCGCCTGCACCAGTATGCAATTGCATTTGCAGGTGTCGCCGGCCGACTTCGCCGCCAACTGGAACGCCGCTCAGGTGCTGGCCGGCCCCCAGTTGGCGATCGGTGCCAACTCGCCGTACTTCTTCGGTCACCAGTTGTGGGCGGAGACGCGCATCGAACTGTTCGCCCAAGCGACCGACACCCGGCCCGACGAACTCAAGGCGCAGGGCGTGCGTCCACGAGTGTGGTTCGGGGAGCGCTGGATCACCTCGATATTCGACCTGTTCGAAGAGAACGTCCGCTACTTCCCCTCCCTGCTACCGGAGTTGTCCGATGAGGACCCGGTCGCCGAACTGGCCGCCGGACGCACGCCTCACCTGTCCGAGCTGCGGCTGCACAACGGCACGGTCTACCGCTGGAACCGGCCGGTCTACGACGTGGTGAACGGCCGGCCGCATCTGCGCGTCGAGAACCGGGTGCTGCCTGCCGGACCAACGGTCGTCGACATGATGGCCAACTCGGCGTTCTACTACGGAGCCTTGAGGTTCCTGTCCGAAGAGGACCGTCCACTCTGGACGAAGATGAGTTTCACTGCGGCCCATGACAATTTCACCGAGGCCGCCCGGCACGGCATGGACGCCCGACTGTATTGGCCCGGGCTCGGCGAGATCACGCCTGACGAGCTGGTGCTGCGGACCCTGCTGCCGATGGCCGACGAAGGCCTGCGCCGCTGGGGCGTGGCGACCGAGGTGCGTGACCGCTATCTCGGGGTGATCGAGGGTCGGGCGAAGAACGGCCGCAACGGCTCGGCCTGGCAGGTGGCGACCGTGCAGGCATTGCAAAGTCGGGGCATGGCACGGCCACAGGCGCTGGCCGAAATGCTGCGCCGTTACTGCGGCCTGATGCACAGCAATGAACCGGTGCACACCTGGGACGTCATAGGGTGA
- a CDS encoding MBL fold metallo-hydrolase, with protein sequence MEITVTFIGNATTLIRGGDITVLTDPNFLHQGQRAYLGYGLASKRLREPALQIDELPPLDAVVLSHMHGDHWDRTAQAGLDHALPILTTPHAAKRLHHRGFGQAHGLHTWQGHVLETATTRLTVTSLPGRHAPVPINRFLPPVMGSLLDFVDPESGAGRRLYISGDTLLIDELAEIPERFTGIEAGIVHLGGTRLPAGAKLPFGLTVTMDGRQGVQAVETVQLPKVIPVHFDDYGVFASPLAEFYVEMTNRGLAERIVHICRGQTITL encoded by the coding sequence GTGGAGATCACCGTCACCTTCATCGGCAACGCCACCACACTCATCCGCGGCGGCGACATCACCGTGCTGACCGACCCCAACTTTCTGCACCAGGGTCAGCGTGCATACCTCGGATACGGGTTGGCGTCCAAGCGGCTGCGGGAACCCGCGCTGCAGATCGACGAACTTCCACCGCTGGACGCCGTGGTGCTCTCACACATGCACGGTGACCACTGGGACCGCACCGCACAGGCAGGACTGGACCACGCGCTGCCGATCCTCACCACGCCGCACGCCGCGAAACGGCTGCACCATCGCGGCTTCGGTCAAGCGCACGGACTGCACACGTGGCAGGGTCACGTCCTCGAGACGGCGACGACGCGGCTGACGGTCACCTCCCTGCCGGGCCGCCACGCGCCCGTGCCGATCAACCGCTTCCTCCCGCCGGTAATGGGCAGCCTGCTGGATTTCGTCGATCCCGAGTCCGGCGCCGGGCGTCGCCTCTACATCTCCGGAGACACTCTGCTGATCGACGAACTCGCCGAGATCCCGGAGCGGTTCACCGGCATCGAGGCCGGGATCGTGCATCTCGGTGGAACCCGGCTACCCGCCGGTGCGAAGCTGCCGTTCGGTCTGACCGTCACGATGGACGGCAGACAAGGCGTACAAGCTGTCGAGACAGTGCAGTTGCCCAAGGTCATCCCGGTGCACTTTGACGACTATGGTGTCTTCGCCTCGCCGTTGGCGGAGTTCTATGTCGAGATGACGAATCGCGGCTTGGCCGAACGCATTGTCCATATCTGCCGGGGTCAGACCATCACCCTATGA
- a CDS encoding class I SAM-dependent methyltransferase: MDSEVMDWESVYRQQGAFAGPPPWNIGEPQPELAALIRDGKVSGDVLDAGCGHAELALALAATGSTVVGIDVSPTAIAAATEAARQRRLSNATFVCADITSFTGYDERFTTIIDSTLFHSLPVDRRDAYLSAIHRAAAPGARLYMLVFAKGAFPAHLETKPNEVDEDELRDAVSKHFVIDDIRPAKIHSRTPEFADLPDGAMPVDLDAKGRVMMPAFLLSAHKAG, from the coding sequence ATGGATTCCGAAGTGATGGATTGGGAGAGCGTCTACCGGCAGCAAGGTGCGTTCGCCGGTCCCCCGCCGTGGAACATCGGTGAGCCGCAGCCCGAGTTGGCCGCGCTGATCCGTGACGGGAAGGTCAGTGGTGACGTGCTCGACGCGGGCTGCGGGCACGCTGAACTGGCGTTGGCACTCGCGGCTACCGGCAGCACCGTCGTCGGCATCGATGTGTCACCCACGGCGATCGCGGCGGCGACGGAGGCTGCCCGGCAGCGCCGACTGAGCAACGCGACGTTCGTGTGCGCTGACATCACGTCGTTCACCGGCTATGACGAGCGGTTCACCACGATCATCGACAGCACGCTGTTTCATTCGCTGCCGGTCGATCGCCGTGACGCCTATCTGAGCGCGATCCACCGGGCCGCGGCTCCCGGCGCGCGGCTGTACATGCTGGTGTTCGCGAAAGGCGCCTTCCCGGCTCATCTCGAGACCAAGCCCAACGAGGTCGACGAGGACGAACTGCGAGACGCGGTGTCCAAGCACTTCGTGATCGACGACATCCGGCCGGCCAAGATCCACTCGCGCACGCCGGAGTTCGCGGACCTGCCCGATGGCGCAATGCCCGTCGACCTCGACGCGAAAGGCCGCGTCATGATGCCGGCCTTCTTACTCAGCGCACATAAGGCGGGGTGA